TCAATGGCGAACCCATCTGATGAAATAGCCAGCACGCCTTGGAGGCCGGCTATGTTCTTGCCCGGCAGCGGCGCGTATGAAATCAAAAAGGTGGTGTCTTGCCCGCGCACCAACGTCTCTTCCAAATAGAAGTCATATTTCTTCAGGCTGCCCGCGCTCAGGGGGTTCAAAAAATGCTGGTCAAAGAAGGTGACCTGGTCCTGGTAAAAAGAAAACGGCTGAAAATCGGTGCCCACCATGGCCAGAATGGGGTCTTTGTAGCCGGTCATTTTGTTGGCCAGCACTATTTCCTTGGTGTGGTTGGGCGCCAGAAAACTGCGCAACGTGTAGGACTCACTCACGAACAAATGGCTCTTTTTAAACAGGCTGCCTTCCGAAGAGGAAGATGAATCCAGGTCCAGAGCATCGGGGTTGAAGCCCTTGAGCGTGGCCACTGTTTTGTTGTAGGAATTGTATTGAAAGGCGGGCAATTGTTCCGGGTCATGCCGCGCCTTGTGCTGCACCGCCTGCCGGATAATCCTGTGCGCCGGGTTCTGGCCGGGCCTGACCACCACTTCCTGCAAACCGGTAGCTTTTTCCTGCAGCAGAATGACACGCACTTCCCCGGGCGTAAAGCTGCCGCACGCCACTTCCGCCTTCTCAAACCCCACCGAACTCACTTCCAAGGCGCAACTAGTACCGGCCAAGCGCAAACTGAAATTCCCGTTGATGTCTGAGGTAGTGCCCACCTGGCTGCCTTTCACCGCGATGCTCGCGAACGCCAGCGGCGCCTTGGTCTGACTATGGATCACCTGCCCCTTGAGGAAAAGCCCCTGCGCCTGCGCCAACATCGGCATCAAAACAAACAGGAAGGCTACTAAAACGCGTGACTGCATACCGGCTATTGGAGACTTCTGATGAAAACTTTGGAATAGAAATTAACCGAGGTGAAGGTACGCAGAAAGCGGCAGGAACCGCTGCGGACAAAAAATGCGTTTTCGGGCTCATTTCTGAAAATGAGCCCGAAAACGCACGCACCTTAGGTCAAATTTAAACGCTTACTTGGCGAGTTTCATCTCGTCGCGCAGCTGCTTTACGCGGTCTTCAAACAAGGCGGGCGTTTCTTCCTTCACCACCACTTCGTCAAAGAGTTGCATGAGTTCAGGCTCGTGCTGGGCGCGCTCACTTTTGCGCACGTCTATGTATACAAACTTGGTCCAGAGAATGGCTTTGAGTTTCTGCCTGTGCTCGTCTAACATAATGTGTTCCACCAACATGCTGGTGTCGCTCACCTGCCTGATGCTGGTCCTGATGGTCACTAGTTCCCGCACGCGGGCGGGCTGCAGGTACACAATCTGGTTCTGGCCCACCACCCAGGCGCGGCCGGTCTTCCGAAAGAACGCATGAATGTCCAGCCCGTAGGCTTCCTCCACCTGGTCTTCGCGCTCATTCTGGAAATAATTGAGAAACGCGCTGTTGTTCAAATGCCCGAAGGGGTCGCAATGGTCAAACCTGATGCGGGTCTGGCTTTCCAGCACGGCTGGCTTGGGAGTATTGGTCTGGTCTGTCATAGTTATGTCGATTGCATGGAGCCTAAAATTGGGCAAAAAACCGGACCTAGCCTAGCAAACCGCGCGTCTTGCCTGGGCAAACCCGTTTTCGGGCTCATTTCCAGAAATGAGCCCGAAAACGGAACACCCAGGTTCCTTCAAATGCTTTTCTGGTGGAGCCACCGCAGCACGTCCTCTTTGTATTGCCGGCCCAACGGAATCTCTTTCTGGCCCACGGTCACCTGCTCGGCGGTAAAACTCTGCACGTGCGCCAGGTTGATGATAAAGGACTTCTGCACCCGCAGAAATTGGTGGGCGGGCAGTTTCTCCTCCAGATACGTCAGGCTGTAATAACCCACCAGTTCACGGCTGGTGGTTTTGATTTTGACGTAGTTGCGAAGGCTTTCCAGGTACTCAATA
This region of Rufibacter sp. LB8 genomic DNA includes:
- a CDS encoding thioesterase family protein yields the protein MTDQTNTPKPAVLESQTRIRFDHCDPFGHLNNSAFLNYFQNEREDQVEEAYGLDIHAFFRKTGRAWVVGQNQIVYLQPARVRELVTIRTSIRQVSDTSMLVEHIMLDEHRQKLKAILWTKFVYIDVRKSERAQHEPELMQLFDEVVVKEETPALFEDRVKQLRDEMKLAK